From a region of the Sminthopsis crassicaudata isolate SCR6 chromosome 6, ASM4859323v1, whole genome shotgun sequence genome:
- the LOC141547136 gene encoding olfactory receptor 5D18-like codes for MMISDRNQSSPATFILLGFSEYPDFQILLFLIFLAIYVISVTGNVGMITIIAMNSKLHTPMYFFLKHLSFVDFCYSTVVVPKVLENLVVEDRSMSISTCITQFFLFATCVFTDTFILAMMAYDRFVAICNPLLYRVIMSQKRCALLMVAAYSWGLFFSLLFTYSLLVLSFCGTNIIKNFVCDYSAILNAACSDKHFSELILSIFANFTMFSTLMVIISSYIFIFVTVMKMHSVRARYKAFSTCASHLTAVGVFYGAVLFLYCIPNTKSSWFTKNLASVFYAVVIPTLNPLIYSLRNNEVKEIIRKLISKK; via the coding sequence ATGATGATCTCTGACAGAAATCAGAGCTCTCCAGCCACATTCATTCTCTTGGGATTCTCTGAGTATCCAGATTTTCAGATTCTTCTGTTTCTCATATTTTTGGCCATCTATGTGATCAGCGTAACAGGCAATGTTGGAATGATTACAATCATTGCTATGAACTCCAAGTTACACACtccaatgtattttttccttaaacacTTATCCTTTGTGGATTTTTGTTACTCTACTGTTGTTGTACCAAAGGTGCTGGAAAACTTAGTTGTGGAAGATAGGTCAATGTCTATCTCTACTTGCATCacacaattctttctttttgctacCTGTGTTTTTACTGACACCTTCATTTTGGCAATGATGGCATATGATCGCTTTGTGGCCATTTGTAATCCCCTTTTATATAGAGTTATTATGTCTCAGAAACGTTGTGCCCTTTTGATGGTTGCAGCATACTCTTGgggtctatttttctctttactcttcACCTATTCTCTCCTTGTGTTATCTTTTTGTGGGACTAACATCATTAAAAATTTTGTCTGTGACTACTCTGCCATACTCAATGCTGCCTGCTCTGACAAGCACTTTAGTGAGTTGATACTTTCTATATTCGCAAATTTTACTATGTTTAGCACACTCATGGTCATAAtctcttcttatatttttatttttgtaactgtTATGAAAATGCATTCAGTTAGGGCAAGGTATAAAGCCTTCTCCACATGTGCCTCTCATTTGACAGCTGTTGGAGTCTTTTATGGAGCAGTCCTTTTCCTCTACTGTATACCCAATACTAAAAGCTCCTGGTTCACCAAAAATTTGGCCTCTGTTTTTTATGCAGTGGTCATTCCCACGTTGAACCCCTTGATATACAGTCTAAGGAACAATGAAGtgaaagaaataatcaggaaGTTAATAAGCAAAAAATGA
- the LOC141547425 gene encoding olfactory receptor 5D18-like, with amino-acid sequence MVPDRNHTSPAIFILFGFSEYTEFQTLLFLLFLAIYMTSVMGNLGMITIIAINPKLHTPMYFFLKHLSFVDFCFSTVVTPKLLENLLAEDRTMYISTCITQFFFFAACAFIDTFMLAVMAYDRFVAICKPLLYMVIMSQKHCVMLIAAAYSWGILFSLIFTNSLLTLSFCGTSIIDNFMCDYSSILYAACSDKHFSEMILFIFANFTMLSTLIVIISSYIFIFVTVMKMHSVRARHKAFSTCASHLTAVGVFYGTILFLYCIPNTQSSWFTIKVGSVFYTVIIPMLNPLIYSLRNNEVKETIRKLMGKNYFSVN; translated from the coding sequence ATGGTCCCTGATAGAAATCACACTTCTCCAGCCATATTCATTCTCTTCGGATTCTCTGAGTACACAGAATTTCAGACTCTTCTCTTTTTGCTGTTCTTGGCCATCTACATGACCAGTGTAATGGGGAATCTTGGAATGATCACAATCATTGCTATTAATCCGAAGTTACACACtccaatgtattttttccttaagcACTTATCTTTTGTGGATTTCTGTTTTTCCACTGTTGTTACACCAAAGCTGCTGGAAAACTTACTTGCAGAAGATAGGACAATGTATATTTCTACTTGCATCACACAATTCTTCTTTTTTGCTGCTTGTGCTTTTATTGACACATTCATGTTGGCAGTGATGGCATATGACCGCTTTGTGGCCATTTGTAAACCTCTTTTATACATGGTTATCATGTCCCAGAAACATTGTGTAATGCTGATAGCTGCAGCATACTCCTGGGGCATACTCTTCTCTCTGATCTTCACCAACTCTCTTCTTACATTATCTTTTTGTGGGACTAGCATCATTGATAATTTTATGTGTGACTATTCCAGCATACTCTATGCTGCCTGCTCTGATAAACATTTTAGTGAGATGATActttttatatttgcaaattttaCTATGTTGAGCACACTCATAGTCATAAtctcttcttatatttttatttttgtgactgTGATGAAGATGCATTCAGTTAGGGCAAGGCATAAAGCCTTCTCCACTTGTGCCTCTCACCTGACAGCTGTTGGAGTCTTCTATGGAACTATTCTATTCCTCTACTGTATACCCAATACCCAAAGCTCTTGGTTCACCATTAAAGTGGGCTCTGTTTTCTATACAGTGATCATTCCTATGCTAAACCCCTTAATATACAGTCTGAGGAACAATGAAGTGAAGGAAACAATCAGGAAATTAATGGGCAAAAATTATTTCTCAGTAAATTAG